The Papaver somniferum cultivar HN1 chromosome 3, ASM357369v1, whole genome shotgun sequence genome includes a region encoding these proteins:
- the LOC113357978 gene encoding uncharacterized protein LOC113357978 translates to MGSEVPPAAVTIHVTGFKRFHGVAENPTETIVCNLEQYLKRRGLPKGFVLGSCNVLETAGEGAVAPLYLTLKSAVKSLDSESANLGQTIWLHFGVNSGMTKFAIENQAVNEATFRCPDEMGWKPQNVPIVPTDGDTSKTRETALPVDEIIAALTKMGYGVTKSNDAGRFVCNYVYYHSLRFAEENKIKSLFVHVPLFMTIDEETQMQFAASLLEVLASLC, encoded by the exons ATGGGATCTGAAGTTCCTCCTGCAGCAGTAACAATCCATGTGACTGGATTCAAGAGATTCCATGGAGTTGCTGAgaatccaactgagacaattgttTGTAATCTAGAACAGTATCTTAAGAGAAGGGGTTTGCCAAAAGGGTTCGTCCTTGGGAGTTGCAATGTTCTTGAAACTGCCGGTGAAGGCGCAGTTGCTCCGCTCTATTTAACATTAAAATCAGCTGTAAAGAGCTTAGATTCTGAATCGGCGAATTTGGGGCAGACTATATGG CTTCACTTTGGAGTCAATAGCGGTATGACAAAGTTTGCTATTGAGAACCAAGCAGTTAATGAAGCTACTTTTCGCTGTCCTGATGAAATGGGATGGAAACCTCAA AATGTGCCCATTGTTCCTACAGATGGAGACACTTCAAAAACACGAGAG ACTGCTCTTCCTGTTGACGAGATTATTGCAGCGTTAACAAAGATGGGTTATGGGGTCACCAAGTCCAACGACGCCGGACGATTTGTGTGCAATTACGTCTATTATCATTCTCTTCGGTTTGCAGAGGAGAACAAGATCAAGTCTCTCTTTGTGCACGTTCCTCTGTTCATGACTATAGATGAAGAAACTCAAATGCAGTTTGCTGCTTCATTATTGGAGGTACTTGCATCTTTATGCTAG
- the LOC113357979 gene encoding probable inactive DNA (cytosine-5)-methyltransferase DRM3 isoform X4 — MGFSPALVDRVLRENDGDNVELLLESLFEYSAPQNVKSEPAGSSDRISSPITDDSDFSLDGAEMEELEVKSEFIEDTRAYLLTMSFSVKEVDSAIERLGEHAPVNELVDYIVATQIAEGAAKNEEATTASLFATMDRTLLLLEMGFTEEEISFALEKYGGDISVQELADSIVAKQNGDTWVVKTEEESTSDVMHHSHSENGWRPFESSTNHHDDSVSRSQTGNGWTTIESLSRGTIRRPYESLTDHHDDSRSRSQTGNGWTTVESLSKESIRRRAVETSMSQNYASSSSFNPYAEYTDSKESVKGKRPKIESTEPISISESFDDYKVPISSHSTAHSRRLLESVAKPPYFFYGNVLAISNSTWVRITQFLYGVAQEFVNTEFFSALSRKEGYVHNLPTENRSHILPKTAMTIEGVMAHTKPWWPSWDTRKHLSWINPEATGIYQLCERLGRILADTRGVPSKIQQSEIIHHCKTLNLVWTGKNKLSPIDPEYIEQILGYPANHTDIMRYDPAERLKLLKYSFQTDTLGYHLSALKSIYPHGLNMLSIYSGIGGVEVALHRLGVRLKCVVSVEDSETNRRILKRWWDNTRQTGKLVQIEGIGKMTSSRIECLTKEYGGFDFVVCQNPCALMSGSSNGAVDVDLDTNMFFEFVRVLQRVRGSAGSNR, encoded by the exons ATGGGGTTCTCACCAGCTCTTGTTGACAGAGTATTAAGGGAAAACG ATGGAGACAATGTCGAGTTGTTATTGGAAAGTCTTTTCGAGTATTCT GCTCCCCAAAATGTGAAGTCTGAACCCGCAGGTTCTTCTGACAGAATATCGAGTCCCATTACTGATGACAGTGATTTTTCCCTTGACGGTGCTGAAATGGAG GAGCTTGAGGTGAAATCTGAATTTATTGAGGATACAAGAGCTTATTTGTTAACTATGAGTTTCTCGGTAAAAGAAGTTGACTCCGCTATAGAAAGGCTCG GTGAACATGCTCCTGTTAATGAGCTTGTGGATTACATTGTTGCAACTCAAATAGCTGAGGGCGCAGCAAAGAATGAG GAAGCTACTACTGCATCCTTATTTGCGACTATGGATCGGACGCTTCTTTTGCTTGAAATGGGGTTcactgaagaagaaatatcttTTGCTCTTGAAAAATATG GTGGAGATATTTCAGTTCAGGAGCTGGCTGATTCGATAGTTGCAAAGCAAAATGGTGATACCTGGGTTGTAAAAACAGAG GAAGAATCAACCTCCGATGTTATGCACCATTCACACAGTGAAAATGGTTGGAGGCCATTTGAAAGTTCCACTAATCATCATGACGATAGTGTGAGTCGTTCACAGACTGGGAATGGTTGGACTACCATAGAAAGTCTATCAAGGGGAACTATCAGACGTCCATATGAAAGTCTTACAGATCATCATGATGATAGTAGGAGTCGTTCACAGACTGGGAATGGTTGGACTACTGtagaaagtctatcaaaggaaagCATCAGACGCCGAGCTGTTGAAACATCTATGTCTCAGAATTATGCTTCAAGTTCAAGTTTTAATCCATATGCAGAATACACAGACTCGAAGGAAAGTGTCAAAGGCAAAAGACCAAAAATTGAATCCACTGAACCCATATCAATATCAGAATCTTTTGACGACTACAAAGTTCCTATCAGTTCTCACAGTACCGCTCATTCACGGCGTCTTCTTGAATCCGTTGCTAAACCCCCTTATTTCTTCTATGGGAACGTTTTGGCCATCTCCAACAGTACTTGGGTTAGAATAACACAATTTCTGTATGGTGTTGCTCAGGAATTTGTGAATACTGAATTCTTTTCTGCATTAAGTAGGAAGGAAGGTTATGTGCATAACCTTCCGACGGAAAATAGATCTCATATTCTTCCGAAGACGGCGATGACAATTGAAGGTGTGATGGCTCATACAAAGCCATGGTGGCCATCATGGGACACACGAAAACATTTATCATGGATTAATCCCGAGGCCACAGGTATCTATCAGTTGTGTGAGAGATTAGGGAGGATATTAGCTGATACACGAGGGGTTCCTTCGAAGATTCAACAGTCAGAAATCATTCATCACTGCAAGACCCTAAATCTTGTTTGGACGGGAAAAAACAAATTAAGTCCTATAGATCCTGAATACATTGAGCAAATATTGGGCTATCCAGCAAACCATACTGATATAATGAGGTATGATCCGGCTGAAAGGCTTAAATTACTTAAATACAGTTTTCAAACAGACACACTCGGGTATCATCTCTCGGCTTTGAAGAGTATTTATCCGCATGGGTTGAACATGTTGTCTATATACAGCGGCATTGGGGGGGTCGAAGTTGCTTTACACCGTCTGGGAGTGCGTCTAAAATGTGTTGTTTCCGTTGAAGACTCTGAAACTAATCGAAGGATTCTCAAGAGGTGGTGGGATAATACTAGACAAACTGGAAAACTAGTGCAGATCGAAGGCATTGGAAAAATGACAAGTAGCAGGATCGAGTGTCTGACGAAAGAATATGGAGGTTTTGACTTTGTAGTTTGTCAAAACCCATGTGCCCTCATGTCTGGAAGCTCAAATGGTGCAGTAGATGTAGATCTCGACACCAACATGTTTTTTGAATTTGTCCGTGTTTTACAAAGAGTAAGGGGATCTGCAGGAAGTAATAGATGA
- the LOC113357979 gene encoding probable inactive DNA (cytosine-5)-methyltransferase DRM3 isoform X3 translates to MIELSDSESSSDEECNVQVKSEVDVFGEGSSSVATTSRRLIEVNPPTSSQRHNLRQYFIGMGFSPALVDRVLRENDGDNVELLLESLFEYSAPQNVKSEPAGSSDRISSPITDDSDFSLDGAEMEELEVKSEFIEDTRAYLLTMSFSVKEVDSAIERLGEHAPVNELVDYIVATQIAEGAAKNEEATTASLFATMDRTLLLLEMGFTEEEISFALEKYGGDISVQELADSIVAKQNGDTWVVKTEEESTSDVMHHSHSENGWRPFESSTNHHDDSVSRSQTGNGWTTIESLSRGTIRRPYESLTDHHDDSRSRSQTGNGWTTVESLSKESIRRRAVETSMSQNYASSSSFNPYAEYTDSKESVKGKRPKIESTEPISISESFDDYKVPISSHSTAHSRRLLESVAKPPYFFYGNVLAISNSTWVRITQFLYGVAQEFVNTEFFSALSRKEGYVHNLPTENRSHILPKTAMTIEGVMAHTKPWWPSWDTRKHLSWINPEATGIYQLCERLGRILADTRGVPSKIQQSEIIHHCKTLNLVWTGKNKLSPIDPEYIEQILGYPANHTDIMRYDPAERLKLLKYSFQTDTLGYHLSALKSIYPHGLNMLSIYSGIGGVEVALHRLGVRLKCVVSVEDSETNRRILKRWWDNTRQTGKLVQIEGIGKMTSSRIECLTKEYGGFDFVVCQNPCALMSGSSNGAVDVDLDTNMFFEFVRVLQRVRGSAGSNR, encoded by the exons ATGATTGAACTCTCGGACAGTGAGAGTTCATCAGATGAAGAATGTAACGTTCAGGTCAAGTCAGAAGTTGATGTATTCGGCGAGGGTTCATCCTCAGTGGCGACGACATCCAGGAGACTAattgag GTGAATCCTCCAACCTCATCTCAGAGGCATAATTTGAGGCAATACTTTATAGGGATGGGGTTCTCACCAGCTCTTGTTGACAGAGTATTAAGGGAAAACG ATGGAGACAATGTCGAGTTGTTATTGGAAAGTCTTTTCGAGTATTCT GCTCCCCAAAATGTGAAGTCTGAACCCGCAGGTTCTTCTGACAGAATATCGAGTCCCATTACTGATGACAGTGATTTTTCCCTTGACGGTGCTGAAATGGAG GAGCTTGAGGTGAAATCTGAATTTATTGAGGATACAAGAGCTTATTTGTTAACTATGAGTTTCTCGGTAAAAGAAGTTGACTCCGCTATAGAAAGGCTCG GTGAACATGCTCCTGTTAATGAGCTTGTGGATTACATTGTTGCAACTCAAATAGCTGAGGGCGCAGCAAAGAATGAG GAAGCTACTACTGCATCCTTATTTGCGACTATGGATCGGACGCTTCTTTTGCTTGAAATGGGGTTcactgaagaagaaatatcttTTGCTCTTGAAAAATATG GTGGAGATATTTCAGTTCAGGAGCTGGCTGATTCGATAGTTGCAAAGCAAAATGGTGATACCTGGGTTGTAAAAACAGAG GAAGAATCAACCTCCGATGTTATGCACCATTCACACAGTGAAAATGGTTGGAGGCCATTTGAAAGTTCCACTAATCATCATGACGATAGTGTGAGTCGTTCACAGACTGGGAATGGTTGGACTACCATAGAAAGTCTATCAAGGGGAACTATCAGACGTCCATATGAAAGTCTTACAGATCATCATGATGATAGTAGGAGTCGTTCACAGACTGGGAATGGTTGGACTACTGtagaaagtctatcaaaggaaagCATCAGACGCCGAGCTGTTGAAACATCTATGTCTCAGAATTATGCTTCAAGTTCAAGTTTTAATCCATATGCAGAATACACAGACTCGAAGGAAAGTGTCAAAGGCAAAAGACCAAAAATTGAATCCACTGAACCCATATCAATATCAGAATCTTTTGACGACTACAAAGTTCCTATCAGTTCTCACAGTACCGCTCATTCACGGCGTCTTCTTGAATCCGTTGCTAAACCCCCTTATTTCTTCTATGGGAACGTTTTGGCCATCTCCAACAGTACTTGGGTTAGAATAACACAATTTCTGTATGGTGTTGCTCAGGAATTTGTGAATACTGAATTCTTTTCTGCATTAAGTAGGAAGGAAGGTTATGTGCATAACCTTCCGACGGAAAATAGATCTCATATTCTTCCGAAGACGGCGATGACAATTGAAGGTGTGATGGCTCATACAAAGCCATGGTGGCCATCATGGGACACACGAAAACATTTATCATGGATTAATCCCGAGGCCACAGGTATCTATCAGTTGTGTGAGAGATTAGGGAGGATATTAGCTGATACACGAGGGGTTCCTTCGAAGATTCAACAGTCAGAAATCATTCATCACTGCAAGACCCTAAATCTTGTTTGGACGGGAAAAAACAAATTAAGTCCTATAGATCCTGAATACATTGAGCAAATATTGGGCTATCCAGCAAACCATACTGATATAATGAGGTATGATCCGGCTGAAAGGCTTAAATTACTTAAATACAGTTTTCAAACAGACACACTCGGGTATCATCTCTCGGCTTTGAAGAGTATTTATCCGCATGGGTTGAACATGTTGTCTATATACAGCGGCATTGGGGGGGTCGAAGTTGCTTTACACCGTCTGGGAGTGCGTCTAAAATGTGTTGTTTCCGTTGAAGACTCTGAAACTAATCGAAGGATTCTCAAGAGGTGGTGGGATAATACTAGACAAACTGGAAAACTAGTGCAGATCGAAGGCATTGGAAAAATGACAAGTAGCAGGATCGAGTGTCTGACGAAAGAATATGGAGGTTTTGACTTTGTAGTTTGTCAAAACCCATGTGCCCTCATGTCTGGAAGCTCAAATGGTGCAGTAGATGTAGATCTCGACACCAACATGTTTTTTGAATTTGTCCGTGTTTTACAAAGAGTAAGGGGATCTGCAGGAAGTAATAGATGA
- the LOC113357979 gene encoding probable inactive DNA (cytosine-5)-methyltransferase DRM3 isoform X2 encodes MIELSDSESSSDEECNVQVKSEVDVFGEGSSSVATTSRRLIERGQSSSRHSQETGYPFVKSEVGEFDEGLPSGTTSRRPVEVNPPTSSQRHNLRQYFIGMGFSPALVDRVLRENDGDNVELLLESLFEYSAPQNVKSEPAGSSDRISSPITDDSDFSLDGAEMEELEVKSEFIEDTRAYLLTMSFSVKEVDSAIERLGEHAPVNELVDYIVATQIAEGAAKNEEATTASLFATMDRTLLLLEMGFTEEEISFALEKYGGDISVQELADSIVAKQNGDTWVVKTEEESTSDVMHHSHSENGWRPFESSTNHHDDSVSRSQTGNGWTTIESLSRGTIRRPYESLTDHHDDSRSRSQTGNGWTTVESLSKESIRRRAVETSMSQNYASSSSFNPYAEYTDSKESVKGKRPKIESTEPISISESFDDYKVPISSHSTAHSRRLLESVAKPPYFFYGNVLAISNSTWVRITQFLYGVAQEFVNTEFFSALSRKEGYVHNLPTENRSHILPKTAMTIEGVMAHTKPWWPSWDTRKHLSWINPEATGIYQLCERLGRILADTRGVPSKIQQSEIIHHCKTLNLVWTGKNKLSPIDPEYIEQILGYPANHTDIMRYDPAERLKLLKYSFQTDTLGYHLSALKSIYPHGLNMLSIYSGIGGVEVALHRLGVRLKCVVSVEDSETNRRILKRWWDNTRQTGKLVQIEGIGKMTSSRIECLTKEYGGFDFVVCQNPCALMSGSSNGAVDVDLDTNMFFEFVRVLQRVRGSAGSNR; translated from the exons ATGATTGAACTCTCGGACAGTGAGAGTTCATCAGATGAAGAATGTAACGTTCAGGTCAAGTCAGAAGTTGATGTATTCGGCGAGGGTTCATCCTCAGTGGCGACGACATCCAGGAGACTAattgag AGAGGGCAGTCAAGTAGTCGTCACAGCCAAGAAACAGGATATCCGTTTGTTAAGTCAGAAGTTGGGGAATTTGATGAGGGATTGCCATCAGGCACAACATCCAGGAGACCAGTTGAG GTGAATCCTCCAACCTCATCTCAGAGGCATAATTTGAGGCAATACTTTATAGGGATGGGGTTCTCACCAGCTCTTGTTGACAGAGTATTAAGGGAAAACG ATGGAGACAATGTCGAGTTGTTATTGGAAAGTCTTTTCGAGTATTCT GCTCCCCAAAATGTGAAGTCTGAACCCGCAGGTTCTTCTGACAGAATATCGAGTCCCATTACTGATGACAGTGATTTTTCCCTTGACGGTGCTGAAATGGAG GAGCTTGAGGTGAAATCTGAATTTATTGAGGATACAAGAGCTTATTTGTTAACTATGAGTTTCTCGGTAAAAGAAGTTGACTCCGCTATAGAAAGGCTCG GTGAACATGCTCCTGTTAATGAGCTTGTGGATTACATTGTTGCAACTCAAATAGCTGAGGGCGCAGCAAAGAATGAG GAAGCTACTACTGCATCCTTATTTGCGACTATGGATCGGACGCTTCTTTTGCTTGAAATGGGGTTcactgaagaagaaatatcttTTGCTCTTGAAAAATATG GTGGAGATATTTCAGTTCAGGAGCTGGCTGATTCGATAGTTGCAAAGCAAAATGGTGATACCTGGGTTGTAAAAACAGAG GAAGAATCAACCTCCGATGTTATGCACCATTCACACAGTGAAAATGGTTGGAGGCCATTTGAAAGTTCCACTAATCATCATGACGATAGTGTGAGTCGTTCACAGACTGGGAATGGTTGGACTACCATAGAAAGTCTATCAAGGGGAACTATCAGACGTCCATATGAAAGTCTTACAGATCATCATGATGATAGTAGGAGTCGTTCACAGACTGGGAATGGTTGGACTACTGtagaaagtctatcaaaggaaagCATCAGACGCCGAGCTGTTGAAACATCTATGTCTCAGAATTATGCTTCAAGTTCAAGTTTTAATCCATATGCAGAATACACAGACTCGAAGGAAAGTGTCAAAGGCAAAAGACCAAAAATTGAATCCACTGAACCCATATCAATATCAGAATCTTTTGACGACTACAAAGTTCCTATCAGTTCTCACAGTACCGCTCATTCACGGCGTCTTCTTGAATCCGTTGCTAAACCCCCTTATTTCTTCTATGGGAACGTTTTGGCCATCTCCAACAGTACTTGGGTTAGAATAACACAATTTCTGTATGGTGTTGCTCAGGAATTTGTGAATACTGAATTCTTTTCTGCATTAAGTAGGAAGGAAGGTTATGTGCATAACCTTCCGACGGAAAATAGATCTCATATTCTTCCGAAGACGGCGATGACAATTGAAGGTGTGATGGCTCATACAAAGCCATGGTGGCCATCATGGGACACACGAAAACATTTATCATGGATTAATCCCGAGGCCACAGGTATCTATCAGTTGTGTGAGAGATTAGGGAGGATATTAGCTGATACACGAGGGGTTCCTTCGAAGATTCAACAGTCAGAAATCATTCATCACTGCAAGACCCTAAATCTTGTTTGGACGGGAAAAAACAAATTAAGTCCTATAGATCCTGAATACATTGAGCAAATATTGGGCTATCCAGCAAACCATACTGATATAATGAGGTATGATCCGGCTGAAAGGCTTAAATTACTTAAATACAGTTTTCAAACAGACACACTCGGGTATCATCTCTCGGCTTTGAAGAGTATTTATCCGCATGGGTTGAACATGTTGTCTATATACAGCGGCATTGGGGGGGTCGAAGTTGCTTTACACCGTCTGGGAGTGCGTCTAAAATGTGTTGTTTCCGTTGAAGACTCTGAAACTAATCGAAGGATTCTCAAGAGGTGGTGGGATAATACTAGACAAACTGGAAAACTAGTGCAGATCGAAGGCATTGGAAAAATGACAAGTAGCAGGATCGAGTGTCTGACGAAAGAATATGGAGGTTTTGACTTTGTAGTTTGTCAAAACCCATGTGCCCTCATGTCTGGAAGCTCAAATGGTGCAGTAGATGTAGATCTCGACACCAACATGTTTTTTGAATTTGTCCGTGTTTTACAAAGAGTAAGGGGATCTGCAGGAAGTAATAGATGA
- the LOC113357979 gene encoding probable inactive DNA (cytosine-5)-methyltransferase DRM3 isoform X1: MIELSDSESSSDEECNVQVKSEVDVFGEGSSSVATTSRRLIERGQSSSRHSQETGYPFVKSEVGEFDEGLPSGTTSRRPVEKVNPPTSSQRHNLRQYFIGMGFSPALVDRVLRENDGDNVELLLESLFEYSAPQNVKSEPAGSSDRISSPITDDSDFSLDGAEMEELEVKSEFIEDTRAYLLTMSFSVKEVDSAIERLGEHAPVNELVDYIVATQIAEGAAKNEEATTASLFATMDRTLLLLEMGFTEEEISFALEKYGGDISVQELADSIVAKQNGDTWVVKTEEESTSDVMHHSHSENGWRPFESSTNHHDDSVSRSQTGNGWTTIESLSRGTIRRPYESLTDHHDDSRSRSQTGNGWTTVESLSKESIRRRAVETSMSQNYASSSSFNPYAEYTDSKESVKGKRPKIESTEPISISESFDDYKVPISSHSTAHSRRLLESVAKPPYFFYGNVLAISNSTWVRITQFLYGVAQEFVNTEFFSALSRKEGYVHNLPTENRSHILPKTAMTIEGVMAHTKPWWPSWDTRKHLSWINPEATGIYQLCERLGRILADTRGVPSKIQQSEIIHHCKTLNLVWTGKNKLSPIDPEYIEQILGYPANHTDIMRYDPAERLKLLKYSFQTDTLGYHLSALKSIYPHGLNMLSIYSGIGGVEVALHRLGVRLKCVVSVEDSETNRRILKRWWDNTRQTGKLVQIEGIGKMTSSRIECLTKEYGGFDFVVCQNPCALMSGSSNGAVDVDLDTNMFFEFVRVLQRVRGSAGSNR; this comes from the exons ATGATTGAACTCTCGGACAGTGAGAGTTCATCAGATGAAGAATGTAACGTTCAGGTCAAGTCAGAAGTTGATGTATTCGGCGAGGGTTCATCCTCAGTGGCGACGACATCCAGGAGACTAattgag AGAGGGCAGTCAAGTAGTCGTCACAGCCAAGAAACAGGATATCCGTTTGTTAAGTCAGAAGTTGGGGAATTTGATGAGGGATTGCCATCAGGCACAACATCCAGGAGACCAGTTGAG AAG GTGAATCCTCCAACCTCATCTCAGAGGCATAATTTGAGGCAATACTTTATAGGGATGGGGTTCTCACCAGCTCTTGTTGACAGAGTATTAAGGGAAAACG ATGGAGACAATGTCGAGTTGTTATTGGAAAGTCTTTTCGAGTATTCT GCTCCCCAAAATGTGAAGTCTGAACCCGCAGGTTCTTCTGACAGAATATCGAGTCCCATTACTGATGACAGTGATTTTTCCCTTGACGGTGCTGAAATGGAG GAGCTTGAGGTGAAATCTGAATTTATTGAGGATACAAGAGCTTATTTGTTAACTATGAGTTTCTCGGTAAAAGAAGTTGACTCCGCTATAGAAAGGCTCG GTGAACATGCTCCTGTTAATGAGCTTGTGGATTACATTGTTGCAACTCAAATAGCTGAGGGCGCAGCAAAGAATGAG GAAGCTACTACTGCATCCTTATTTGCGACTATGGATCGGACGCTTCTTTTGCTTGAAATGGGGTTcactgaagaagaaatatcttTTGCTCTTGAAAAATATG GTGGAGATATTTCAGTTCAGGAGCTGGCTGATTCGATAGTTGCAAAGCAAAATGGTGATACCTGGGTTGTAAAAACAGAG GAAGAATCAACCTCCGATGTTATGCACCATTCACACAGTGAAAATGGTTGGAGGCCATTTGAAAGTTCCACTAATCATCATGACGATAGTGTGAGTCGTTCACAGACTGGGAATGGTTGGACTACCATAGAAAGTCTATCAAGGGGAACTATCAGACGTCCATATGAAAGTCTTACAGATCATCATGATGATAGTAGGAGTCGTTCACAGACTGGGAATGGTTGGACTACTGtagaaagtctatcaaaggaaagCATCAGACGCCGAGCTGTTGAAACATCTATGTCTCAGAATTATGCTTCAAGTTCAAGTTTTAATCCATATGCAGAATACACAGACTCGAAGGAAAGTGTCAAAGGCAAAAGACCAAAAATTGAATCCACTGAACCCATATCAATATCAGAATCTTTTGACGACTACAAAGTTCCTATCAGTTCTCACAGTACCGCTCATTCACGGCGTCTTCTTGAATCCGTTGCTAAACCCCCTTATTTCTTCTATGGGAACGTTTTGGCCATCTCCAACAGTACTTGGGTTAGAATAACACAATTTCTGTATGGTGTTGCTCAGGAATTTGTGAATACTGAATTCTTTTCTGCATTAAGTAGGAAGGAAGGTTATGTGCATAACCTTCCGACGGAAAATAGATCTCATATTCTTCCGAAGACGGCGATGACAATTGAAGGTGTGATGGCTCATACAAAGCCATGGTGGCCATCATGGGACACACGAAAACATTTATCATGGATTAATCCCGAGGCCACAGGTATCTATCAGTTGTGTGAGAGATTAGGGAGGATATTAGCTGATACACGAGGGGTTCCTTCGAAGATTCAACAGTCAGAAATCATTCATCACTGCAAGACCCTAAATCTTGTTTGGACGGGAAAAAACAAATTAAGTCCTATAGATCCTGAATACATTGAGCAAATATTGGGCTATCCAGCAAACCATACTGATATAATGAGGTATGATCCGGCTGAAAGGCTTAAATTACTTAAATACAGTTTTCAAACAGACACACTCGGGTATCATCTCTCGGCTTTGAAGAGTATTTATCCGCATGGGTTGAACATGTTGTCTATATACAGCGGCATTGGGGGGGTCGAAGTTGCTTTACACCGTCTGGGAGTGCGTCTAAAATGTGTTGTTTCCGTTGAAGACTCTGAAACTAATCGAAGGATTCTCAAGAGGTGGTGGGATAATACTAGACAAACTGGAAAACTAGTGCAGATCGAAGGCATTGGAAAAATGACAAGTAGCAGGATCGAGTGTCTGACGAAAGAATATGGAGGTTTTGACTTTGTAGTTTGTCAAAACCCATGTGCCCTCATGTCTGGAAGCTCAAATGGTGCAGTAGATGTAGATCTCGACACCAACATGTTTTTTGAATTTGTCCGTGTTTTACAAAGAGTAAGGGGATCTGCAGGAAGTAATAGATGA